A window of Daucus carota subsp. sativus chromosome 2, DH1 v3.0, whole genome shotgun sequence genomic DNA:
AACGATCTTGAATTCAACACAGACTGGATCAGGGACTGTCTGGATTTCAGTCAGGATGAGGAGCCATTCCAGGACAGCACAATTGATCTTGGGAAAAGAAAATTCCAATCGGAGGAGAACTCGTACCAGGCCAAGAAGATGTGCCTTGACAATTATTATTAGCAGCTGGGGATGGGATGTCTGTAGAGTATTTACCTAGGTAATTCTTTTTAATGATTTTCAGGTTCTAACGGGTTATGTAATGCCCCAGATAAACTAATGCAATTAGTGGCATTTTAGTGAATTTAGTTGTCATATTCTGAATTCTTTTGTTGCTGCTTAATTTTGAGTTAGTTTATGATTAAATGTCTTATTATCAGAAAATATTCTTTTACGTTTTACTTGGTTTGTTAATGCTGATGGAGTAATGAAGATTTAGCAGGAAAAATTTTGAATAGTTAAAATGGAGGAACTCAGCAACTCGCGTAATTAGTACAAATAACTTACATAACACACTTAGATAGTTAGACTTAATGAACCCTCATTATGTGATTATGGTTCTAAATAGTATCTAAGCTGTCACTATATGCTGAAACTGATCCAATTCGTAAGTTCTAACTGTATAGTATTAGTTTGGCCCCATATATATACCAACAAAAGCAGATTCTATCTGTCCACTATCCTTGTACCTGATATTCAGAAGTTTGCAAGTGCAACTCCCAACATTAGTTAGTAGTAAAACATCTTTTGCTTTCTCTGTAGCTATGTTTTCCACAACTTGCTTATCATCCAACAGCATTGCAAATTTGACAAACAAAgtttttaaactaaaatttctAGTAAGCCAAAGAATTGGATTTACAAGTTAAATTGCTCTTATCGAAGAACCATCACGATGCAAGGGCTCTACATTTCAGATTCAAATCCAATATTCCAAAACCCTTCAGGAGTTGAGGGAGGTGCATACCTATAGCGGTGCCTTGAAACTCCTTCATGATGTTCACAACGTAAATTTTGTTTATCACTATCCTTTCCCCCGCCATCCGGAAGAACTGCATCATAGAACTTCTTGCACTGCTTGCATTCAATGCCTTTTAAATTCTCCCTATCAGCTTTCTTTCTTACTGGTTCCACATACTTAAAACCTTTCGTTCCAGCCCTTAAAGGTAGAATTTGCTGCTTCTGTGGAGCAGGGTCAGGATCGACATTCAAGTTCTGTGTTTCATCATCTGAACTATGAGATATCATATCCTTCGAAGCTGGATTTTGGACATCATGTTCTTCCTTGGTGGGTTTTTTCATATTTCCCCTGATGTTTTCCAAGGGAGTATTAAGAAAATCATCATGCGGATCGGGACCACCTCGATTCTGATGAGACCTGGTTTCTCTCCAATATGAACCTGGGCGCTTCATACCAGATAATGGTCTAGCATTTGCATTTGTCCAGCCCGGTAGTCTACTTAGAGGACTGGAGCTACATGGCAAGTCAGAGTTTAAGCTTTTAAGTGGTACTACTCCTTGGTTATCTTTTAAATTCTCTTGGTTATCCTGCTGCCTGGTCAATTCAGAATTAACAACTGGAGATTTTAAAACTTTATCCCCACTGCCTGTGACAACACAAATAAACGAAAGTGGTCAGGCTtgatatatttgtaatttatgATTCCAGTAAATTGGCAAAGCCTATCTCTGGATTCATAGATGTATACTGAATTTGCATAGGACTTACCAATAAATGATTCAATGTgattatatacatacatatttgCAAGTTCAAATGTGCTTGTACTTTTCAAACAAAAGCAAATACTAAAATAACAGTCCTGACAAATGATGCCGAGCAAATTGATTAAAGTACTTCCTCCACTCGGCTTTATATTTTACTCTGGTTTAAAGATAAAGCACCGATTTAAGGATACCAATCTATTGCGAAACAGaagaactatattttttattccatttattGTCCTTGTCTCTTACATAGATACTTAATAAGACTAGAATGATACCATATATTGCGAAACAGGGAAACTTCATTATCCCTATATTTAGTGTCGTTATCTCCTGGACAGATACTTCATATGGCTGGGACAAACTTATTGAGCAAAAGGATTTTAGAGAAATACTGCTCCACACAGTTGAAAATGACAGAAAGATTTTCAAAAAGACCAAATTTAATTGGACCAAAGGGAGTACCTGGTGAAGTTAATGGATCCGGACTGTGCCTCACTGAAACTGTTTCATCTTCTTTTTTGTTTGGGGTAAGCATATTCTCTGGCGTTAGACCATTTCTAGCGCAGAGGAAGTTGTACTGGGATTTCAGCCTCTTGTAAGAATCAACGAcatttttccttttcttcttttcagaCAACAACTCACAATCTTTGCTTTCAATCTGCTTAAGTAATTTCCCATGCAACTCTATTCCTTCAGCAGACTCCATGCTTCTCTCTCTAAGCTCTAATTGAAGTTGATCAACTTTTTCCTCAAAAACTTTAAGCTTGGCCATATGCAGGCTTCTCTCTTTATGAAGCCCTTCCAGTTCCTGTTCAGACTTTAACATTTCCAAACCATTTAGATCAATTTGTTGGCGCAACTCTTCTTGTAAATTTCTGCTGTCTTCCACTTCTTTCTCTTTCTGTCTTAGCTCTTTTTGCAACTCCTCTACAGTGCCAGCTAAGCTTTCTAGTTTGGCTGTAAGTAGCCGTTTCTCCTTCCCATTATCTCTCAACAGTTGCTCATTATTCTTAACCTCCGAGTTTATCCTTTTTAGGAGATATTCATAGGACTGGTTTTCCTTGTCAGATTGTTTGGATTTTGATCTgagctccatttcaagctcattaACCTTTTTTTCTAGATTACCGATTTTCCCCTGTAGTACTGTTGTCTTTTCTTCATGTTCTCTATGTAGGCTTTCCTTTTCTAGAACCAGCATCACATTTGACTGGACCAGATGGAGTAGCTCCTTCCCCATTTCCATTTCCATTTCTCTGTCTACTTTCTTATGATTTGTATGAAGATCCTGTTGTTTCTCCGCTTCAGTATCTAAACAACTTGAATCCTGTATAAGCATGATTTTCTCTTCAAGTTCCTGTAATGCATTGTCATTATTAAGTACGACATCTGCATTCAATTTAAGATACTGTAGTAAACCCTGGTGTTCTTTTCCACCCCCCAACTTTGCATTCacttttttcaaattctttcGAAGATCTAGAATACACTTTGATGCCCGaacaaatctctcaaaccccgCATTCACCAACTTCAAAGACTGGCTTTCTTTAAAGGCCTGTTGCTTTTCAAGCTGGAGCTTTTCTATTTCTAGTAAGAGATCTCTCTCCCTCTTATTCGATGCTTCCGCATCTTTTCTTGCCTCTAAGTAAACCTTATGCAAGTTTATAGATTTTGCCTGATAATCTGGAAAAAGCTGAGAGCAGAACATATGCTCTACTTCAGAAATTCTGTCTTTTGCTTCCTGAACTGTGGCTACCAGTAAAGCACTGACTTTTGAGACATCTATTTCAGCATCGCTGTCAATAGAATATGCTGGTTCTGTGGAAGTTCGTAGATCTCCTTGCATATCAGAGACTATAACAAAAAACATCAAAGCCCTTGATAGTACCATAAAGTCGAAGGTAGTTACCATAATGACATCCATACATTAAAATCGATATGAAAACTTGAAGAGGATGCAATACGTTCACGTGACTAACACCACAAAGTAATTTatcccaaaaaattaaaaaagaaactgaaccaagttattaaaatattactttcTTCCCTTCAAGGTTTTACTCATATTAGCTTAACTCGTCCAGTGAAGATTCATCACACCTTCTACCTTctattcaattcaattcaaatattaaaacaaaaaatctgGTAATATATCAGCAGTTCTGAGCAAGCAGAAACAGAAGAAACTCTATAAACTAGGCTAAATGGTGAAAAGTGGTCATGAAAGCCTAACCATAGTTACATAAGACTTGGTTCGATTCGAAACGGGGAACGAAATCGGGTACGCGGAACATTAGTTTTAGTGAATCCGGTACGATGGAACGTACGGGTACGATGGAACGTATGGGTACAACTGGtccttttaaaaagaattctataatcatatatataaattccattatagtatacaattttagttgataatttatacatttataattttttttaaagaaaaagatgttgaataacaaataaaagtacacatttattgataaaataaactACTTATCATATGACATAAACATGGATCTATTGTTCGGAACAAGAATGAAGTGTGTTCTCGCCAGTCGTCACTTCCGGCGATCTAGGTCGCGGCCCCGAACGTTTCCGTTTGCGTTTCGGGTACGAACGATTTGGATCGCGGTACGTGGTAGCGTACCCGTTTCCTTGTAACTATGAGCCTAACATATACTATTAAGCTGTAATTGTTTCAAGGGATTGATAATGCCAGATATTGGCCTATTTAttccaattttgtaatatatattacctTCACTAATTTGGTGGACTAATTTCAAGCTATTTTTGAGTTAATTCTCAAGGGAACCTTAGGGAGAGGGTGATATTCAGTAATCCCCAAATGAACTAAAAAGTGTTTAGCAAATAAATAAGGTCCACGCGACTGTTATAAAGGACTAAATATGATGGAATGAATGCACTTGTGTGTAGTCTGAGATCAGAGTCCTTGCAAACAAGCATAATATTAAGGGCATACGAAGGATAAAATATTAGATTATCTGCTGCTTTCGTCCAATAGGAAAATTTCAGCAAACACCGTTCTGTCTTTTATCTTATTTGGGTTCCTCCCTTCCCTTTTCCTTAGTGTAGGTTACACGTTCCTTAACATTGGGAGCTTTAGACAGCACTAAAATTTTTGAGTATGGTTGAAGTCAACAAGCTGAAACTATAAACTAAAACCAAAATCATTAAAGCATTAAAAGGTAATAATTCCAGCGCACCCAATCCTGTAACGAAGGAAGGAAGAACAATAAGAATCTgtaacggagggagtaagaacGATAATACACATTTAAATCAATCTGTTTGAAGAAGGTGTGCAGATCGCAACCAAACCTAACCCTAGGGTTTGACTTGTAAGTAGTGCTCTCATTTCTCtatattaatttcaaattgTATCAAATTCATCATTTGTATTTCTCTGTGCCTAATTAAACTGTATTGGTTCACTCTGGTAGGGTCTTTTTGAGAGGTAACCTCCCCTAAGATATGCGCACACATTTTGGTGATATTTACGAGGTACACAGTTTTCAATAGACGACGAGAAGCAATTCACACTGCTATAGTGATGTGAATGTTCAAGATGCAGTATTACTACTGAAGTTGGGTTGATTATTGATAGTTAGGACATAAATTATACTGCTAGTGCTAGTTATTGTTATCTAAGCTAATTTTTAGCATATGTAAATCTTGTGCAGGTAAGCCTCTTAGGTACAATTTTGCTGGCCAGTGTGTAATTCACAATGCTAATTGCTAAAAATGTTGAATCCTACACTTTTACTTGTAAAGTTATGTGCTATTTTAATAGATTgccaattaaaaatttaaatcgcTAATTGCTATGGTTGTTGATATATATGTTGAATCTATCTCCATAATTATACAGCTCTTCGTGTCTTTATTTGAGGTTTAAGGCAGGAGAGGGTATACTCCTTTTTATGATGTAGGTATACAGTGTTGGTCACTGTATATGCTGCACTAGAATTATTACAGTTATAATGATTTCACGATTTTGGTTTTACTTAATATTTCAACTTGTTGAGTTGTTGGCTTCAGCAAAAATCATAAGTGCTGGCATATTCTGTCTCCAGTCTAAAGCTCCCCAATGTTAAGAAACGTGTATCCTACACTAAAGAAAAGGAGAAAcccaaatataataaaagacTTAATGGTTTTTGCTGAATATTGGATGAAAGCATAATCAAAACTTTAATCCTCCATGTGCCCTTAAGGAAGTAGCAGAACGCAGTACAATATTGACAAAGTCATAATGCAACTACGATATTAAAAGGCGCAAGCAGTTACAGTACTTGCTTTATTACAGTGTCCAAAAGTTCAATATAGAGTATATTCagcttcaatataatataaataaaaataagacatTTGAATCAAGACACTCTCAGACTCAGTGACTCCCGCAGATTTGAGTTTGTGTGGAGTACATGCGCTAATGAGTAAAGTTCTGTTGACAGTATAAAGTATTAACTTGATTATACTTAACTCGTAGtcgaattttaattaatttattagatCCAGTTTGAGTTTAAATTATTTGACTCATGCTTCTTGCGAgtccaaattttttttactcGGGGTTTGttaacttgaaaacaactttacatATCTTTAATACTAGTCATAAGTTAAATACTTAATCATTCAGGTCGAGTTAGTAGGATTTAAATTCAATCAAACTTATTGTAATACTGCATTATCCTGCACCACGCCGTCCCACCTAATGCAATGCAGATCTTTTAGCTCATACAGTGCTGCGTGTTCATAAACTACAATAAGTTAAATGCAAACTATCAGCCTACACTATACCTCTACCGCCATCCAAATAAAAGTATTAACAATATCAGACTTGTGACCCAAGTACAAGACTAAGATAAACAGAAAAATTACTTCAGACACACTATCCTATATCATGAACATAGAATTTGCAGTCACTTTTCTGATACCATGTACCCTTAATCTATAGTTCAAGCACTTTGAGTCACGATGTCGGGAGCAGATTTAAGTTTCCTAATTTAAGTACTAGCTAAACAAGTAGAGCAGAGATGTATATatcttacatatacatataatctGAAGGTGAAGCAGAATTAAGCAATTTAGCAATGAGAGAAAGGAACAAATAGATGTATCCAGTGATGTAAACCCGCTTTTAACGACTCATACTAGAAAGATTCGAATGAATATTAGCACCTCACTTGCATCGACAACTAAAAGAAAAATACAGGACATGTATTGACAAATCTGACATATCCTGAATAACATTTCAAAAACACGATGCTTGATTTTAGCTATGGCATAAGCCTAAGCAGAATATTGAGTTAGTCACACATACAAGCACAAAGAAAGGCTTAAAAATGAATCAGTCAGTTACAACACTTTGGAGCAACTACACtaggagagagggagggagggagggggagagagaggggagagagagagagagagagagagagagagagagagagagaacctaATTCGGAGAACTGAATCCAGAAGATGGAGATAGCAGATTGAAGGCCTCAGCAACTCAGATTGAATTGAATTTGGAAGAGGGAGATCGAAGATTGAAGATGTAACTGAAACTTGAAAATAGGGATCGATAATATATTAACGAATTGGGGGAAGAGACGAAGAGCTTCTCTTTTCAATTTATCTCTGAAAAGTGGAGGAGCTTCCCGGAAATCTTAAGGGAGGGCTTTGAATAATTAAATTCCCTCCATATCAATATGTTTCTCTCAAAAAAATAACACCAGATATTAAAATGAcattattttgatcatttatgAGAATTTAGttacattattttaatataataaattataaatcgaCTCCTATTTATTTCTTAAACTGAGGATTTCATTAAATAGTATTGAtacattataaaagaataaaatttgaagataaatgttataaaatattttattttacaaaatggaCTAGTATATTAAAATGCAGgaaatgattatttattttatattgttatttgaaaaatacatataccctgtgaccaaaaaaaaaaattacatataccCATGGTGAGAATGGTACTAAGACTTGGGGACGACCAATGTATAACTTTATCACTGGGCTACTTTCAAGCCGGGGCTGATACAGACTTAAAATCCTTAGTCCTCGTTGAGAAGCAAAATATATTCTTTTGCTGTAACTtctctttttcatttttccaTATCCTTTAATCAGTTGTTTTTGAATCTCTTGGCACTACAGTTGATATATGTTGTAACATGATCTTCGGAAATGTCCCTGCAATCAACTAAGAAACATATATCCGTTAACAAACTACATAAATTAATAGCGTTCATCATTCATTTGTGATATAAAAATGTGATTTAGTCAACAAACTACATAATCGTGATTCACAAGGGCTGGTTTTTAGATTTTGTATGCTAATGTGCACATTTGTGACTAGAACTATACTTTTGCTTTAACTGAATCTTATACTTTAAAGTTTAAGGCCTCAAGTAAGCATCTCTGTTTACGTGTTTTCTAATCCAGCTTTATCTTACAAGCTGTATTTTTGTCTAGTACATTTGTGGATATAAGAAGCATGCTCCACAATTAGCATCATCATCACAGACATTTCTTCTTCTGCTAGCTTGAAATCTGGTTCAAATTCACTGAATTTTTCGTGTTTCAAATGGGTGTGGGTAAAATTGAAAGAGAAGTGAGATACTTTTTCAATGAATGGGAACTTGGGATTTGCATGCTACTTAGCCTTTTCCTTCAAATAT
This region includes:
- the LOC108206147 gene encoding protein gamma response 1 isoform X1, which translates into the protein MDVIMVTTFDFMVLSRALMFFVIVSDMQGDLRTSTEPAYSIDSDAEIDVSKVSALLVATVQEAKDRISEVEHMFCSQLFPDYQAKSINLHKVYLEARKDAEASNKRERDLLLEIEKLQLEKQQAFKESQSLKLVNAGFERFVRASKCILDLRKNLKKVNAKLGGGKEHQGLLQYLKLNADVVLNNDNALQELEEKIMLIQDSSCLDTEAEKQQDLHTNHKKVDREMEMEMGKELLHLVQSNVMLVLEKESLHREHEEKTTVLQGKIGNLEKKVNELEMELRSKSKQSDKENQSYEYLLKRINSEVKNNEQLLRDNGKEKRLLTAKLESLAGTVEELQKELRQKEKEVEDSRNLQEELRQQIDLNGLEMLKSEQELEGLHKERSLHMAKLKVFEEKVDQLQLELRERSMESAEGIELHGKLLKQIESKDCELLSEKKKRKNVVDSYKRLKSQYNFLCARNGLTPENMLTPNKKEDETVSVRHSPDPLTSPGSGDKVLKSPVVNSELTRQQDNQENLKDNQGVVPLKSLNSDLPCSSSPLSRLPGWTNANARPLSGMKRPGSYWRETRSHQNRGGPDPHDDFLNTPLENIRGNMKKPTKEEHDVQNPASKDMISHSSDDETQNLNVDPDPAPQKQQILPLRAGTKGFKYVEPVRKKADRENLKGIECKQCKKFYDAVLPDGGGKDSDKQNLRCEHHEGVSRHRYRYAPPSTPEGFWNIGFESEM
- the LOC108206147 gene encoding protein gamma response 1 isoform X2, with product MQGDLRTSTEPAYSIDSDAEIDVSKVSALLVATVQEAKDRISEVEHMFCSQLFPDYQAKSINLHKVYLEARKDAEASNKRERDLLLEIEKLQLEKQQAFKESQSLKLVNAGFERFVRASKCILDLRKNLKKVNAKLGGGKEHQGLLQYLKLNADVVLNNDNALQELEEKIMLIQDSSCLDTEAEKQQDLHTNHKKVDREMEMEMGKELLHLVQSNVMLVLEKESLHREHEEKTTVLQGKIGNLEKKVNELEMELRSKSKQSDKENQSYEYLLKRINSEVKNNEQLLRDNGKEKRLLTAKLESLAGTVEELQKELRQKEKEVEDSRNLQEELRQQIDLNGLEMLKSEQELEGLHKERSLHMAKLKVFEEKVDQLQLELRERSMESAEGIELHGKLLKQIESKDCELLSEKKKRKNVVDSYKRLKSQYNFLCARNGLTPENMLTPNKKEDETVSVRHSPDPLTSPGSGDKVLKSPVVNSELTRQQDNQENLKDNQGVVPLKSLNSDLPCSSSPLSRLPGWTNANARPLSGMKRPGSYWRETRSHQNRGGPDPHDDFLNTPLENIRGNMKKPTKEEHDVQNPASKDMISHSSDDETQNLNVDPDPAPQKQQILPLRAGTKGFKYVEPVRKKADRENLKGIECKQCKKFYDAVLPDGGGKDSDKQNLRCEHHEGVSRHRYRYAPPSTPEGFWNIGFESEM